A window of the Tripterygium wilfordii isolate XIE 37 chromosome 12, ASM1340144v1, whole genome shotgun sequence genome harbors these coding sequences:
- the LOC120010769 gene encoding uncharacterized protein LOC120010769 isoform X1 has product MLTSFLRFRLAIMVRRSISTVTFRSVPSRNLFGAYSREAHVPSLTASMKATAPTTRLWSSMVLDQKEDEKQIDGSDKIAKADGMGDADQVDDPTNKFRDKEFLQRRWEEGRVREVFQEWKEAYERVYANAEEEEMRFKIFERLFKFVVETNSKGNSPGSVRLCLNQFSDLTEDEMKGYTGGGGGVDVRKMKIKRSLLKYYREERVSNILPQATMMGYDYFCELFKDSDDVSDDDEYNIST; this is encoded by the exons ATGCTGACGAGCTTCTTACGGTTCAGATTAGCGATTATGGTTCGACGATCTATTTCAACGGTCACCTTTCGGTCGGTGCCATCGAGGAATCTGTTTGGTGCCTACAGTCGGGAAGCTCATGTTCCCTCTCTGACCGCTTCGATGAAGGCTACGGCGCCTACTACCAGGTTGTGGAGCAGTATGGTCCTGGACCAGAAGGAGGATGAGAAACAGATCGATGGATCTGATAAAATTGCCAAAGCGGATGGTATGGGGGACGCAGACCAAGTGGATGACCCAACGAACAAGTTTCGTGATAAGGAGTTCCTGCAGCGCAGATGGGAAGag GGACGGGTAAGGGAGGTCTTTCAGGAATGGAAAGAGGCATACGAGAGGGTGTACGCGAATGCTGAGGAGGAAGAAATGaggttcaaaatatttgaaaGATTGTTCAAGTTTGTtgttgagacaaattcaaaGGGTAATTCACCGGGTTCGGTTCGATTGTGTTTGAACCAATTTTCTGATCTAACCGAGGATGAAATGAAAGGATAtactggaggaggaggaggagttgaCGTTCgcaaaatgaaaattaaacGAAGTCTTTTAAAGTATTACAGAGAAGAAAGGGTGTCAAATATCTTGCCACAGGCTACTATGATGGGATATGATTACTTCTGTGAGTTGTTCAAAGATTCTG ATGATGTGTCAGATGATGATGAGTACAATATTAGTACTTGA
- the LOC120010084 gene encoding uncharacterized protein LOC120010084 — translation MAESLRITVERNPSEAQLLELNIKCWPKWGCSPGKYQLKFDAEETCYLLKGKLKAYPKGSSEYVEFGAGDLVIIPKGLSCTWDVSVAIDKHYKFESHSSSSSSSSSSKWVYSFITTTDQFNC, via the exons ATGGCTGAAAGCTTGAGAATCACGGTTGAAAGGAACCCATCAGAGGCACAACTTTTAGAGTTGAACATCAAGTGCTGGCCCAA ATGGGGTTGCTCTCCAGGGAAATACCAACTAAAATTTGATGCAGAAGAGACCTGTTATTTGTTGAAAGGGAAGTTGAAGGCATATCCAAAAGGGTCATCAGAGTATGTGGAGTTTGGAGCAGGAGATCTTGTAATAATACCAAAAGGACTCAGTTGTACTTGGGATGTCTCTGTAGCCATTGATAAGCACTACAAGTTTGAGTCtcattcttcttcatcatcttcttcttcatcttctaagtgGGTTTATAGTTTCATCACTACTACTGATCAATTCAATTGTTAA
- the LOC120010766 gene encoding uncharacterized protein LOC120010766, translating into MPVSFVRFRLAIMVRESFSTATFRSVASRNLIGAYSGETHVPSLTSSMKATAPTTRSWSSMGLDQKEVKKQIDGSYKIAKADGMGQAGNQVDMSFSKFSDQDSFLRRMQEDFSKYAKFYDKEFLKRSWEEGRAREVFREWKEAQKRVYADSEEEEMRFKIFESLFKYAVETNSKGTLLMGLNNFADKTEEELKRPTKGYEVCPAKIRRSLRKRYTIKRVEELLPLAVMLAIDSFGEFFKDSDDVLGDEFCDWESDDEWLGDGHV; encoded by the exons ATGCCGGTGAGCTTTGTACGGTTCCGATTAGCGATTATGGTCCGAGAATCTTTTTCAACAGCCACCTTTCGCTCGGTGGCATCGAGGAACCTGATTGGTGCGTACAGTGGGGAAACTCATGTTCCCTCTCTGACCTCTTCGATGAAGGCTACGGCACCTACTACCAGGTCCTGGAGCAGTATGGGCCTGGACCAAAAGGAGGTGAAGAAGCAGATCGATGGATCTTATAAAATTGCCAAAGCGGATGGTATGGGGCAGGCCGGGAACCAAGTGGATATGAgtttctcaaagtttagtgaTCAAGACTCTTTTCTTCGCCGCATGCAAGAAGATTTCTCGAAGTATGCTAAGTTTTATGATAAGGAGTTCCTGAAGCGCAGCTGGGAAGAG GGACGAGCAAGGGAGGTGTTTCGGGAATGGAAAGAGGCCCAGAAGAGAGTGTACGCGGATTCTGAGGAGGAAGAAATGAGGTTCAAAATATTTGAGAGTTTGTTCAAGTATGCtgttgagacaaattcaaaGGGTACGCTTTTAATGGGATTGAACAATTTTGCTGATAAAACCGAGGAGGAATTGAAACGACCTACTAAAGGATATGAAGTTTGCCCAGCCAAAATTAGACGAAGTCTGAGAAAGCGTTACACAATAAAAAGGGTGGAAGAACTCTTGCCACTGGCAGTAATGTTGGCAATAGATTCCTTCGGTGAGTTCTTCAAAGATTCTG ATGATGTGTTAGGTGATGAGTTCTGTGATTGGGAATCAGATGATGAGTGGCTTGGAGATGGACATGTATAA
- the LOC120010769 gene encoding uncharacterized protein LOC120010769 isoform X2: MLTSFLRFRLAIMVRRSISTVTFRSVPSRNLFGAYSREAHVPSLTASMKATAPTTRLWSSMVLDQKEDEKQIDGSDKIAKADGMGDADQVDDPTNKFRDKEFLQRRWEEGRVREVFQEWKEAYERVYANAEEEEMRFKIFERLFKFVVETNSKGNSPGSVRLCLNQFSDLTEDEMKGYTGGGGGVDVRKMKIKRSLLKYYREERVSNILPQATMMGYDYFCELFKDSV, from the exons ATGCTGACGAGCTTCTTACGGTTCAGATTAGCGATTATGGTTCGACGATCTATTTCAACGGTCACCTTTCGGTCGGTGCCATCGAGGAATCTGTTTGGTGCCTACAGTCGGGAAGCTCATGTTCCCTCTCTGACCGCTTCGATGAAGGCTACGGCGCCTACTACCAGGTTGTGGAGCAGTATGGTCCTGGACCAGAAGGAGGATGAGAAACAGATCGATGGATCTGATAAAATTGCCAAAGCGGATGGTATGGGGGACGCAGACCAAGTGGATGACCCAACGAACAAGTTTCGTGATAAGGAGTTCCTGCAGCGCAGATGGGAAGag GGACGGGTAAGGGAGGTCTTTCAGGAATGGAAAGAGGCATACGAGAGGGTGTACGCGAATGCTGAGGAGGAAGAAATGaggttcaaaatatttgaaaGATTGTTCAAGTTTGTtgttgagacaaattcaaaGGGTAATTCACCGGGTTCGGTTCGATTGTGTTTGAACCAATTTTCTGATCTAACCGAGGATGAAATGAAAGGATAtactggaggaggaggaggagttgaCGTTCgcaaaatgaaaattaaacGAAGTCTTTTAAAGTATTACAGAGAAGAAAGGGTGTCAAATATCTTGCCACAGGCTACTATGATGGGATATGATTACTTCTGTGAGTTGTTCAAAGATTCTG TTTGA
- the LOC120011216 gene encoding ervatamin-B-like, whose translation MINWLGRSFSRATFRPVASSNLIGANGRDSVLSPINATVHTRYWSSGGLNRKKDEKDPKEKKEDQEEERQHRSNKEGRIVHGRCGSTTSVVTGLGSHWYRSPWGLARVYFAGRVLGEHEDVLSVDKLPPKFDWRSRGVVTPIRSQGNFGNVKVYFILNLLVYNIYLSIYKSIYTATCWAFAATAVMESLHAIKTGKLLVLAPQLLIDCVESEKKFGWVDKSFDWVISSSGSCMSLEKDYPYVGLAGPCMRNIVPVQPICIDNHAYITYASDDQMMQVVAKQPVVVGIKGCYAFNSYTDAIYRAPEVEVTNHFIVLIGYDTINGVDCWIGRNSWGEKWGMNGYVYIERLKGSRVGVGGINLLVQYPTFGARPYRKMRGRSEEKLRKFDVLIGRCEVGLKV comes from the exons ATGATCAACTGGTTAGGGCGATCCTTCTCGAGAGCCACATTTCGCCCGGTGGCATCGAGCAACCTGATTGGTGCGAATGGTCGGGACTCTGTGTTGTCTCCGATAAACGCCACGGTGCATACCAGGTACTGGAGCAGTGGAGGCCTGAACCGGAAGAAGGATGAAAAAGACCcgaaggagaagaaggaagaCCAGGAGGAGGAAAGGCAGCATAGAAGTAACAAAGAGG GAAGAATAGTCCATGGACGATGTGGGAGTACCACATCGGTGGTGACTGGCTTGGGGTcgca ttggtatcggagcccgtGGGGGCTTGCCCGTGTGTACTTCGCAGGCCGGGTCCTGGGGGAGCACGAGGACGTGCTCTCTGTG GATAAGCTTCCTCCGAAATTCGATTGGAGGAGTAGAGGAGTCGTAACTCCAATTAGAAGTCAGGGAAATTTTGGTAATGTTAAAGTTTATTTTATACTAAACCTTCTAGTATACAATATatatttgtcaatttataagTCAATTTATACAGCTACGTGTTGGGCTTTTGCTGCCACCGCTGTAATGGAGAGCCTTCATGCAATAAAAACGGGCAAATTACTTGTGCTTGCACCTCAACTTCTAATTGATTGCGTGGAATCGGAAAAAAAATTTGGCTGGGTCGATAAGTCATTCGACTGGGTGATCTCTTCCTCAGGCAGTTGTATGAGCCTTGAAAAGGATTATCCTTATGTTGGTTTAGCTGGTCCATGTATGAGG aatattgTTCCTGTACAACcgatatgcatagacaaccaTGCATATATAACATATGCTTCAGATGATCAGATGATGCAGGTTGTTGCAAAACAGCCTGTAGTGGTTGGTATTAAAGGTTGCTACGCATTCAACAGTTATACAGAT GCGATTTATCGTGCGCCGGAAGTGGAGGTAACTAATCATTTTATCGTTCTCATCGGATACGACACCATAAATGGTGTCGATTGCTGGATAGGGAGGAATTCGTGGGGAGAAAAGTGGGGCATGAATGGCTATGTATACATAGAAAGACTTAAGGGATCGAGAGTTGGAGTAGGTGGGATTAATTTACTTGTACAGTatccaacttttg GTGCTCGTCCTTATAGGAAGATGCGAGGTAGGTCTGAGGAGAAGTTACGAAAGTTTGATGTCCTTATAGGAAGATGCGAGGTAGGTCTGAAAGTTTGA
- the LOC120011439 gene encoding wings apart-like protein 1 produces MRGRSEEKLRKFDGLDEILIKEKVKRHPGTKLQQMNLTNDQIMSSFITDVFPLFYPPSLPFIETEENTLSVQVQQLSDRHLTDQELELNFLVIMGLLVKLVENDASNRSWLAAVSIVLPASEGLEEESHRDVISLLHSIFLTNQEAGDASEEGNTESWDDEAALLQEEKEVEKMIVQAYAVLLLAFLSTESNGVRDAIANCQTSTELHSIRVLNVYFVEALYSLRTRILSGRE; encoded by the exons ATGCGAGGTAGGTCTGAGGAGAAGTTACGAAAGTTTGATGGCCTTGATGAG ATTCTGataaaagaaaaagttaaaagaCACCCGGGCACAAAGCTCCAGCAGATGAATTTAACAAATGATCAGATCATGTCGTCGTTCATTACTGATGTCTTTCCTTTATTCTACCCACCTTCGCTTCCATTCATTGAGACGGAAGAAAACACTTTAAGTGTTCAAGTACAGCAGCTAAGTGATCGACATCTTACTGATCAAGAGTTAGAGTTAAATTTCCTTGTTATAATGGGCCTGCTTGTGAAATTGGTAGAGAATGATGCATCTAACAG ATCATGGCTTGCCGCAGTAAGTATTGTGTTACCTGCATCAGAAGGATTAGAAGAGGAGAGCCACAGAGATGTAATTTCACTACTGCATTCCATCTTTCTGACCAACCAAGAGGCTGGTGACGCATCTGAAGAAGGAAACACTGAGTCATGG GACGATGAGGCAGCTTTGCtgcaagaagagaaagaagttgAGAAGATGATTGTGCAAGCTTATGCAGTCCTGCTACTTGCATTTCTTTCGACTGAAAG CAATGGTGTACGCGACGCAATTGCCAACTGTCAAACCTCGACTGAGCTGCATTCCATACGTGTGTTAAATGTTTACTTTGTTGAAGCTCTGTATTCCTTGAGGACAAGGATTCTTTCAGGGAGGGAGTAG